One genomic window of Desmospora activa DSM 45169 includes the following:
- a CDS encoding sensor histidine kinase, which yields MRGFGSFHNVKIRHKLVLSFILVVFVPMLVIGPILAFELRQMALDNAIEQANTNVERVQKRTAEVLKVPSDISSHFLFDKRFATLVNTRYQSTYDVVHAYREYTSFDHYVRIYPEISGIRFYIANPTLMENGRIFQIDTHVENSFWYQSALEGRGKIGWYYLEDKTKNQSQLSLIRMVPFSEFQRHGVLVIAVNQDYLHWILDQESFLTMIVDENNTIVAINRPDWLGKNLGEIDGDINLYTETPGMKEGEVDGERSTIIVADLQPDGNANGVKVVSVFAIDEIVREANRISLMSFSVVLVGGIIVGVLIYNFSNLLSQRLLKLERHMRVVAAGNLETAIKIDGNDEIGILSKRFNTMVHNLKSLISEVKRSHEQKNQLQKKQNEIKLKMMASQIHPHFLFNVLESLRMKAHINGEREIASAIKSLGKLMRKKIEIQGGTVTLKDEMEMVRSYLEIQQFRHKERLRYELHMDQQAAVIRIPALVIQPLVENAVIHGIEKNEKGGRVKVQAQCVDGSLQIEVEDDGIGITSEKWKTIMESLDLEQPTDNHIGLHNVHSRLRLTYGGQSGLWIESSPGKGTIVRFIIPLKEGKSCSTS from the coding sequence ATGAGGGGCTTTGGGTCGTTTCATAACGTAAAGATCAGGCATAAGTTGGTGCTCTCCTTTATTTTGGTCGTGTTTGTGCCCATGTTGGTCATCGGTCCGATCCTTGCCTTTGAATTGCGGCAGATGGCACTGGATAACGCGATTGAACAGGCGAACACCAATGTGGAGAGGGTGCAGAAGCGAACGGCGGAAGTGTTGAAAGTTCCCAGTGATATCTCTAGCCATTTTCTATTTGATAAACGGTTTGCAACACTGGTAAATACCCGTTATCAATCGACTTACGATGTGGTTCACGCGTATCGGGAGTATACCTCTTTTGATCATTATGTGCGCATTTATCCTGAGATTTCCGGTATTCGTTTTTATATCGCTAACCCTACCCTGATGGAAAACGGGAGGATCTTTCAAATCGACACCCACGTGGAGAATTCCTTCTGGTATCAATCGGCATTGGAGGGAAGGGGGAAGATCGGATGGTACTATCTTGAGGATAAGACCAAGAATCAAAGCCAACTCAGTTTGATCCGGATGGTGCCCTTTTCCGAATTTCAACGTCACGGTGTGTTGGTGATCGCGGTCAACCAAGATTATCTCCATTGGATTCTCGATCAGGAATCGTTTTTAACGATGATCGTGGATGAAAACAATACCATCGTTGCTATTAATCGCCCGGATTGGCTCGGAAAAAACCTGGGTGAGATCGATGGGGATATCAACCTTTATACTGAGACGCCAGGGATGAAGGAAGGAGAGGTCGACGGAGAACGTTCCACCATCATCGTAGCGGATTTGCAACCGGATGGAAATGCCAACGGTGTCAAGGTCGTCTCTGTTTTTGCCATCGACGAGATTGTCCGTGAAGCGAATCGGATTAGCTTAATGAGTTTTAGTGTCGTGTTGGTGGGGGGCATCATTGTCGGTGTGCTGATCTACAATTTTTCCAATCTGTTGTCACAACGGTTGTTAAAATTGGAACGACATATGCGCGTAGTTGCCGCCGGTAATCTGGAGACGGCGATCAAGATCGATGGAAATGATGAAATCGGAATATTGTCGAAACGGTTTAACACGATGGTACATAATCTCAAATCGCTCATATCGGAAGTTAAACGCTCCCATGAGCAGAAAAATCAATTGCAGAAAAAGCAAAACGAGATCAAATTAAAAATGATGGCGAGTCAGATTCATCCCCATTTTTTGTTTAACGTATTAGAGTCCTTGCGGATGAAGGCCCATATCAACGGCGAGCGGGAGATCGCTTCCGCCATAAAATCCCTTGGGAAGCTGATGCGTAAAAAAATCGAGATTCAGGGAGGGACCGTCACATTGAAAGACGAGATGGAGATGGTTCGCTCCTATCTGGAAATCCAGCAATTTCGGCATAAAGAGCGTCTGCGCTATGAATTGCACATGGATCAACAGGCGGCCGTCATCAGGATTCCCGCCTTGGTTATTCAGCCGCTTGTTGAAAACGCTGTCATCCACGGTATCGAGAAAAATGAAAAAGGAGGGAGGGTGAAGGTACAGGCGCAATGCGTCGATGGTAGCCTTCAGATTGAAGTGGAAGACGACGGCATCGGCATCACTTCGGAGAAGTGGAAAACGATCATGGAATCGCTGGATCTCGAACAACCGACGGATAACCACATCGGGTTGCACAATGTTCATTCCCGCTTGCGGCTGACTTACGGAGGTCAGAGTGGATTGTGGATCGAGAGCAGCCCCGGCAAGGGGACGATCGTTCGTTTTATCATTCCGCTGAAGGAGGGAAAATCATGTTCAACGTCTTGA
- the coaA gene encoding type I pantothenate kinase has protein sequence MTQPSSFSPYHTFDRIEWSRLGGGIPLSMSAGELERVRGRNDPITLAEVSEIYLPLAKLIYFLADRNHAGQKATHLFLGKIPPKVPFIIGIAGSVAAGKSTAARLLQILLGRLPHRPRVDLVTTDGFLYPKAVLEERGLMKRKGFPESYDIRRLLRFLAEIKTGKPTVEAPVYSHLTYDIVPEERQVIRQPDLLILEGLNILQSPPPGEKAPHLTVSDFLDFSFYVDACEEDLARWYVERFQLLRKTAFRQPESYFRRYADLTVEEAEKTARSIWKEINARNLAENIAPTRARARLILEKDSDHAIRQIQLRRF, from the coding sequence ATGACACAACCCTCATCATTTTCTCCCTATCATACTTTTGATCGAATCGAATGGAGCCGTCTGGGAGGTGGCATCCCCCTCTCCATGTCCGCGGGTGAACTGGAACGAGTGCGCGGACGTAACGACCCCATCACATTGGCCGAAGTATCGGAGATTTATCTGCCATTGGCTAAATTGATCTACTTTCTGGCGGATCGCAACCACGCAGGACAAAAAGCAACCCATCTGTTTCTCGGCAAGATTCCGCCCAAAGTACCTTTTATCATCGGCATCGCCGGTAGCGTCGCCGCGGGCAAAAGCACAGCGGCACGCCTATTGCAAATTTTATTAGGCCGACTTCCCCACCGTCCCCGTGTTGACTTGGTCACGACCGACGGATTTCTCTATCCCAAAGCAGTCTTGGAAGAACGGGGATTGATGAAGCGAAAAGGCTTTCCTGAGAGTTATGATATCCGTAGGCTGCTTCGCTTTTTAGCCGAAATTAAAACGGGGAAACCCACAGTAGAAGCGCCGGTCTATTCGCATCTCACATATGATATCGTGCCGGAAGAGCGACAAGTGATCCGTCAACCTGACCTGTTGATCCTGGAGGGGCTCAATATCCTACAATCTCCCCCTCCCGGCGAAAAAGCTCCCCATCTGACGGTCTCCGATTTTCTCGACTTTTCCTTCTATGTGGATGCGTGCGAAGAGGATCTAGCCCGTTGGTATGTGGAACGCTTCCAATTGTTGCGGAAAACCGCCTTTCGCCAACCCGAATCCTACTTTCGCCGCTATGCCGATCTAACAGTGGAAGAAGCGGAAAAAACCGCTCGATCCATCTGGAAGGAAATCAACGCCCGCAATTTAGCGGAAAATATCGCCCCTACCCGCGCACGAGCCCGCCTGATTCTGGAAAAGGATTCGGATCACGCCATTCGCCAAATTCAGCTGCGCCGGTTTTGA